CGGATGCGGTTTTGTCGTTCATCGCGAAATTTTATCGTGTGCGGCAGCGCGGGGGCATAATCGGCCCCCGTGTCCGAGTCCCGTTCCCGCGATCGCTCCCCGGTACCCGACGGCTGCAATGCCGGAATCGCGCTGCGCGTGGCGCTGGGGGTCAACGCGGCGCTGGCCGCGGTGGCGGCCGCCGCCGCCGCGGCGTTGCACGCGCCGACCGAAGCCTCGGTGCTGTTTTTCCAGATTGCCGCGGTGGCCGAACCGGTCACCTTTGCCAGCCTGCTGGCGTGGTGCGTGATGCGGCGCCGGGCCGCGCCGGGGTCGGAATGGGCGCAACGCCTGGCGGCGTGGGCGGTTCCCGGCATCGCGGCGGCGGGGGTGCAGGAGGCGCTGCGCGCCGGCATGCCCGGCGGGTCCAGCGGCACTTCCATCGCCGTGGCCGCGGCGTTCGGCCTGCTCGGCGGGATTGCGGTGCAGCACTACCTGGAACTGCGGGCACGGGCCTACTCGCCGGCGATCGACGAAGCGAAGTTCCAGGCGCTGCAGTCGCGCATCCGCCCGCATTTCTTCTTCAACAGCCTCAACGCCGTGCTGGCCGTGCTGCGTGAGGATCCGCCGCGCGCGGAACGCATGCTGGAGAGCGTGGCCGAGCTGTTTCGCGCCGTGATGGGCGACGTGCGCCGCATGGTGCCGTTCGAGGATGAAATCGACCTGTGCCGGCGGTACGTGGAGATCGAGCAGACGCGCCTCGGCGATCGGCTGGCGGTGCGCTGGGACGTCGGTGCGGTCCATCCGAACGCGCGGGTGCCGCAGTTGCTCCTGCAGCCGGTCGTCGAGAACGCCGTGCGCTACGGTGCCGAACGCCATGCGGGCGGCGAGGGCGGGCCCTGCGAAATCGACATCCGCGTGCGGCAGATCGGCTTCCGGCTGGAGGTGTTCGTCGCCAATCCGATCGCAGCCGAACCGGTGCAGCGGGAAGGCAACCAGATCGGCCTGCGCAACATCCGCGGCCGCTTGGCGCTGATCTACGACCTGGAGGCACAACTGGAGACGCGGGTACGCGGAGGGCGCTTCGAGCTCACCATGACGCTTCCGGTGGCGCGTTCGGAAGTGCGGAAGGAATGCCGCGATGATTCGAATCCTGATCGTCGATGACGAACCGCCGGCGCGCACCCGCCTGCGGCAGCGGCTGGGGGATTGCGCGGCGGAATTCGCGGTCGACGTGGTGGGCGAGGCCGCCGGCGGCGCTGCGGCCGTCGAGGCTGCGGCCAGGCTGCAACCGGACCTCGTGCTGCTCGACATCGCCATGCCCGACATGAGCGGCATCGAGGCCGCGCGTCACCTCGCGCGCCTGCCGGCGCCGCCGGCGGTCGTGTTCGTGACGGCGTTCGACGACCACGCCATCGAGGCCTTCGAAGTGCAGGCCGTCGACTATCTGCTCAAGCCCGTGCGCACGGAGCGGCTGGCCGCCGCTCTGGCGCGGGTTCGCCGGCGCGCGGCGGAGGCGACCCCGGGGGCGGCTGCGGACGTGCGTCTCGCCTCGGCGGCGCGCGCGCTCGGAGTCGTTCGCACGCGGCTCGCGATCGCGGAGCGCGGGCGCATGCATTTCGTACCGATCGCGGACATCGTGTACCTGCGGGCCGAGCTCAAGTACGTGACGGTGCGCACCCCGGAGCGCGAATACTGCACGGAGGAATCGCTGGCGTCGCTGGAGACCGAGTTCCATGCGCAGTTCGTCCGCGTCCATCGCAGTGCCCTGGTCGCACGCGCACGGATCGCCGGATTCGAGCGGGTGCGCAGCACGGAGACCGAGGGCGAGGGCGGTGAGGCCTACTGGCAGGTGGTCTTGCACGGCGTGCCCGACCGCCTGCCGGTGAGCCGCCGGCAGTGGCCCACCGTGAAAGGGTTGGCCCGATCCTGATGCGGCGTGCTTGTTAGACTAACGGGTTATGACACCTCGCAAACTCCGTATCGCCACGCGGGCGAGCCCCCTGGCGCTCTGGCAGGCGCACCATGTGCGCCAACGATTGATCGACGCCGATCCGGCGCGCGCGGTCGAGTTGCTGGAATTGACGACCCGCGGCGACCAGATCCTGGATCGCAGCCTCTCGAAGGTGGGCGGCAAAGGGCTCTTCGTCAAGGAACTCGAGGTGGCGCTGCTGGAAGGCCGTGCCGACCTCGCGGTGCATTCGCTCAAG
This genomic window from Burkholderiales bacterium GJ-E10 contains:
- a CDS encoding two-component system sensor ATPase, whose protein sequence is MSESRSRDRSPVPDGCNAGIALRVALGVNAALAAVAAAAAAALHAPTEASVLFFQIAAVAEPVTFASLLAWCVMRRRAAPGSEWAQRLAAWAVPGIAAAGVQEALRAGMPGGSSGTSIAVAAAFGLLGGIAVQHYLELRARAYSPAIDEAKFQALQSRIRPHFFFNSLNAVLAVLREDPPRAERMLESVAELFRAVMGDVRRMVPFEDEIDLCRRYVEIEQTRLGDRLAVRWDVGAVHPNARVPQLLLQPVVENAVRYGAERHAGGEGGPCEIDIRVRQIGFRLEVFVANPIAAEPVQREGNQIGLRNIRGRLALIYDLEAQLETRVRGGRFELTMTLPVARSEVRKECRDDSNPDRR